From the genome of Nicotiana sylvestris chromosome 1, ASM39365v2, whole genome shotgun sequence:
ctattgcagaatttgtagcccagtgtcccaattgtcaacaagtaaagatagaacatcagaaacccgttgtattgcttcagaatatagagattccaacctggaaatgggaggtgattaatatggacttcattattggattacctcgctcttataataagtttgactccatctgggtgataattgatcgacttacaaaatgtgcctattttctgccagttaagacaacttacacggctgaagattatgcaaagttgtatatcaaggagattgttaggcttcatggtgtgccgatatctattatatcagaccaaGGAGCTCAAtatacagctaacttttggaggtcttttcagaagggtttaggcacacaagtgaatctcagcactgcatttcatccgcggactgacggacaggctgaacgtaccattcagacactggaagatatgctacgagcatgtgttctagattttaagggaaattgggatgaccatcttccactcatagaattcgcctacaataatagctaccattccagtattaaaatggccccatacgaggcactatacgggagaagatgtagatcaccagttggatggttcgaatggccccatacgaggcactatacgggaggagatgtagatcaccagttggatggttcgaagtcggtgaaacagaattatatgggccagatttgattcaccaagctattgagaaggtgaaagtgatacaagagcgattgaggacggcacaaagcaggcaaaaatcttattcctgatgtccgacgtcgtgatctagagtttgaggttggtgattgggttttcttgaggatctcaccaatgaagggtattatgcattttgggaagaaaggtaagctgagtccaaggtatatcgggccgtataaaattcttcgacggattggacaggctgtttatgagttagaattgccatccgaattggaatttgtccacccggtattccatgtatctatgttgaggaaatgtattggagacccttctcgagtcgtccctatcaaagatgtacaggttacagaggacctatcatatgaagaagtgccagtggctatattagatcgacaagtccgcaaggtgagaacaaaagatgtagcttctatcaaagtattgtggaggaacaagaatatggaagaaataacatgggaaaCAGAAGAGGatatgaagtctaaatacccgtacctattccagaatgaagataacaaggatacTGGTAGAACACATGATatattggaaggtgaaatggctttatgaggtaagcaataacttgagaatactcttccttaatacaaaatggcgatatgcagataatgtacatgtccataatgctttgcatactcttgtaaggccatacgctgagttaaccgcttgcaagtttgtcctctatttatgggagaaacttggccggaatccacgatgatttaaactccccatgaacccttacattcgaggacgaatgttcctaagagggaagggtgttacaacccatatccactcgcgttagttcatgccatatattagttaacataaatccaataaGGAATTAccttgagatgataagaagttaatcctatcggtcttaagtgatacaagggtgtataagggtgattaacaagtattagaagttaaacgaatcaaggatgttttaactcgtattttcaggtaaacctagaggttcttaatacaataaagaggtcatgtattaaggtatttgaatcatataatatccgtatcgtaagtcttgaagtcaaacgagttatgaaacaaaagtcgacaaacgttgtcgcaacttaggttcataattttacttaaatattaggttaaatgtttctaagcttttctcctaatttacaaggaattacggtgtgatctacccacaaaattaaagatctatgagtctagtttccaacgcattaaaccgtttgtcaatatgatctcggagtatagagatattcatattttcgcaagcctgcacagattggtagatgacaagtaggtgcatcacctacttgccaaatgataggacaaaattaaaagacctaagtcggcaaAGAGAGTACTTTTAAGGGgctatgaactcagttatttcatccatatttcagaccctcataaccaaagttaacccctgcaactcctccccaaaaatcccacacaaacgctaaacgattttccctctctttcaagttctatttgaaggtaaaacctagagtttgaagaaccaagggaagggctgagttatccaacaagtaaggtaagttacttccatctttcatacatttttatctgctgtgaattcatggtaattcgttctatacatgtaagaactcacgggacggtgatcggaagccgtgagttcgagttattcacttgtagcagactgttttgtggacttttttgtgttgctattgggctgcgtattttactactattttgtggagttttggaggtgtaagggtgtggagaaacaccatatatatgtagggttgtgggctgatagttattcgtaacattttcgggtcgtttgacacgaatACGGTAGCCATCGTATGTATGAtataattaggttgtgcgtggactattttggaaGGCTCAATATgtttgttattgatgttgtttgggatgtttggtgattgtttttaatggtgtgaagtcatatatataggggaggtgctgcccatttcaacgtaaaataggttgtggtcgatacataatagttatgacgcttaaatgataacgatagtatcgtttctcttattgtagactaaggagttatGACAATTGCATATCTTGTGATTGGGGCAATATATACAAGGTATgcgaggctatcccttttcttcttttgcacgactccgattgtacataatgtaatgaacgagcttccaaagatactctactcttagaagctagcagtacttacattgctttccctcttatggaacgattgatgttaatgttgcttctcttattcttatgttatcaatgttgttggtacttcctgattcttataaggttcgtaatgaagagttggtcctaataacgtgtacaaaggataccgaccttacgtcactccgaaaggtttagaatgtaaTTCCATGAGtcaagcatgcattatatatatgtatctattttactctaccgagccgcgctatagtccgccgggtacgacacatattgtgcaaccactgatcagtagggttttaccgagctccatgtggcAGGGTACAATTCTACTGAGCCTTATgacggccgggtacgtttttaccgagcctattatagctgagtacgatatgatgatgatgatgcccacagaggcgtatgttttaaaagtttatgtatacatacatatgtatcatgcatttcatgtcagtagccttcagaggtactcagatgttccaggttgtatattctctatccctgcttacattactgttcgtatttatggttcatgccttacatactcagtactttattcgtactgacgtccttttgtttgtggacgctgcatgtcgtgctgcaggccctaatagatAGGAAGGTGCAGCTCcgccaccacagtaggttgtccagttcagcagtgattggcgagatcccttctccgaacttgccgtggtcttggtatgaaattttgttatagacattatgggtatgtcggggccctattccggctatgttgcagcacttatgttcatttagaggctcatagacaagtgtcgactcatgtatagtttggtatgccttgtcggctggtttttgttgtatagtctttcatggtagcatggtagcttgtaccttatatgtagtttcttgattgtctggtcatcccctgctgagtatgttcatgccatcatattttattgttggttgtccatgatccatgtctaccatttatattgatctcgtcaaccctaaaagataataaaaaaaagaggtTAGATTAAATGTACGTTGGTACTCGGCAaatatggtcgggtgctagtcatggccctccagtttaggtcgtgacactcatatctcacaatctataagaaatttggagatgatccaaaaatgaaagttgtagctatTTGTGTCTAGTTTTTAGAAAAGTATACCAAAAGTTATGGCTGGTACACTATAGGCTGTCCGGGAAGATggagaagaaatttgtgttgcacagggctgactttggaggcttatatcttgaaatctataaggaattgggaGATGACCAAAATATGAAAGTTGTATATCTTGGTTTAtagttttcaaaaaattaaaccatttgtcatttggagttttttttacaaaaaggtatgtccattatactagaggctatctgagaagagtttggaaaaatGGTTTTGGAAATTTTCTTCTTTGTGAACGTGATGGGGGTCACACAAATGTGAAGAAGAGTGTCTAGGCAGTGTATAAGCGTAAAgaaatgggtttggctcatttcatctcatttcctccatgggagctgacctaggagcgattttggagctccgtTTTCATTatccatgtcaaggtaagtgattcccacctattgcaagttaattacttggattatatctaaattttaacatggaaaatcatgtaaatttgtagaaattttggtattttgaagaaaacctaggaaatttatatttttggatttgaccacgattttgcaCATGAAATTGAGAaccaattatatatttgagtttgtgaggttgTGGGTGAAATTTatcttaaaaaaaaatcaaaatccggGCAAGTGGGAAcgagggcgattttgtcaacttttcgagcggtgttgggattttatataaattgaattgttatgagaattagggtgtattttcattggtttgcccgTTATTTGGCTATTTTTGGAGAGTTGGGGCATCAGTTTGAGTCGTTAGAaggggcttggaagccggttattGGACTTCGGAGCAagatgagtctcctttctaaccttgtaagagggaatttgtCCCCATATGTGAATTAATTGAATATGCGTTGCTAATTGTGGGGGCTAAGTACGCACGAGGTGaggagagtccgtgcatagctactattatgcttatgtccaagtagtctaggacccaaaaacatgcttacTTGGAATAAGTACAACCTTATTGATAGTTTAAATTTCTTAAATCATATCGAAGTGACAAATGATTTTCTAAAAGAGTTAAACTTCATTTTCATGACTTGTAAGAAAAGGGAAATTTACACCTCCTTGAATAATTGTCTCCTTGATGAATGTTTTGATTGACTATTGAGTAtgtgtttctatgtgtacctgcatcgcatgtacgattcgcgagcagggtgattgtttatttacatttgaccacgtcgcatgtatgattcgcgagcggggtaatatatgcatctatggttcgtgtcgttcgaccctcgacaatgcacattttacatttatgttggatcgggccgtacgaccttggcatgatatgtgcatgcttgtattgtttgcttgagatttataaatgttgatatttgccttttctggccggagataaattgataaagataataaaaaataaatctttggaaatcctttATTTCAGGTCGTGACGTATATATCTTCACCTAAAGAGTTGGTGTTGTTTTTGTTTTCCCATCACCTTCAATAAATATTTACAGGATAGGATCTTGTGCTTATTAACTATAATTTGTTTAAACAAGGTTAAAGTTTGTAATAACCATAAGGATATTTATAAGATTTGAGGACAAGGGCAATACCGTGGgacttctttctctttctctagACTATatcaattgaataaaaataaGAATATAATGTTAGGGATTGTCCTGATTTTCTTACTATATTTGGTTTTTCTATTTATTGAAGGAAAGGACAATATATTTACCATAGTTGAGATTtctttttgtagaaggaaattataattcttctatgtttggctagtcctttttttgtaggaaaaggtttggacttctataaattgaggatccttcctcTCATTCAGCatcatccacaatgtagccatatggggtttgagagtcgtgtttaggagAAAAACTTTATGGGACAAGTATTAGTGTgtacttgtgtttgcctcttcgtgaggttgttctctcgatattttatactctctttttatatagtggattgctcatcttcGTCGTGGACGTATGTccattgaccgaaccacgttaaatgtttgtgtctcttttggtatatttctcttttgttgtttgattTATCGTCATTGAAGGTTTGCtttactagcttccgcatgacacctgatttttttGGTCCTagcaagtggtatcagagcgaggtttaagacaggttcatcttggcgggTGTAGTTCTAGCCGCAACCTATTTGACAGTAATCATGATTTTTGTCTAAGAAATTTGACTGGAGTGCTGTGCTTGTTGAGACAAAATTTGTGGTGGAGATTTTGAGATGCGACATATTGAAAACTATGTGAAGAAAGTGGATCAAACTTATTTTGTCACTGTTATATCTAGGAAGAGGCaaacctgaaaataaagaagataaagaacaccaaattttaacgtgaaaaacccttcaaatcgaaggtaaaaaccacgggatcacaaagatccaaaaggctccactataacaataagagggttacaaaagttctccaaattggctacacaacaagtTCCAAATACagagcaacaatagcaacaagagcaacgataaatcaattaaaaaagagaagaagtcaCAAAACTAGAGCTGTTGTTCTGGGCTCGAAATCAGATGCTATGAGCTTCCAAATTTGATCTCCACCATTTAAATCAAAGACCAAGATGTTATGAACACTCAGTCAAAATTTCAGCCCAATTCAACGGTTAACGAATCGAAAAACATAATTTGAAGTTGGCTGGTCAGAAcaaaaatctgcagcaaaacaactacttttcttctctcttctctcttgatgaaagctctctcaaaacCACTCTTATatgcttaagtctttcaaagacttgtatcGATGAGCATAGAACAATTCTCCAAGGTTGTTCTATTTAGAGATaatgagtggtgctttctctAAAAGCCAAAACCAACTCTAAATAGGAATAAAAACCAAATCCAATTCCGAATAGGAAttgaaaccaaaagagaatatgattaggccattgggcctttggctggacaacatggTCATGGGCCCAATATACTCCCCCTTCAACCAAAGGGCCAAATGTATCTTCAAGTAGAGGAACTATTGACAGACTTCATGCTTACCAATTTTCTCCAAAACGCATGATTATCTGCAAGCTTAACGATGAAGTCCTCAGGCTGCTTTATATAAATCTCCTCGTGTTATAATGCAGATAACACGAGAAATATACTTaaagagacacaaatatttaacgtggttaGATCAATTGACCTACGTTTACGGGCGGAGATgaacaatccactatataaaatagagtacaaaatatcgagagaacaacctcacgaagaggcaaacacaagtaacacactaacacttgtcccataAAGTTCTCctcctaaacacgactctcaaacctTTATGTCTACATTGTGGATACTACTGAATAagaaggaaggatcctcaatttatagaagtccaaaccttttcctacaagaaaaaggactagccaaacaTGGAAGAATTATAATTTTCTTTTACAAAGAGGAAAATCCAATTATGGTAAATATATTGTCCTTTCCTTCAAGaaataggaaaatcaaatatggtaagaaaatcaggaCAACCCCCAACAATTCTCTCCATTGGTCTGAATTTTCTGAGAAAATAAATatgatccaccttcttcacaaAGCCTTCAACAGGTCTATCTCTAAATCTCCATCACAAAGTTTGTCTTAACGTGAGTAGTACTtcggtcaaatttctcagacaaaATCATGATTACCGTCAAATAAGTTGCGGCTAGAACTGAAGCCGCCAAGATCTACCTATCTTGAACCTTGCTTTGATACCACTTGCTCATATTCGCCTCCATTCCGTAACAAGCCGGATATATAACCAAGGCTTTGATACCACTGTTATATCAAGAAGAGGCAAAATCGAAAATAAAaaagataaagaacaccaaatttaaACGTGGAAGAAACAATAAAAATTCTCTGCCTTCTCTCTAGGAAGAAGACCATGAATAGTGATTCCGTCACTATTCATCGGCCATACTTTCAGATTCCGGCAAGTTATGATCACAATATTATTACCAAAAGAACACCTTTCTCGTTGTGATCAATCCCCATTTGATTTCTTCCTAAACACTTTAACCAATCGCATCAGATCTTTAATTTTATCTTGCGAGTTACTGTAGCATCGCGATTGCAAGCCTTCATGTTTCTGCTTTTGACGTGAAGTTGAAGTTTTGAAGATTAACTTGGAAGCTTTGTTTTTAACCGGAATTATCAGGTTTGAGGTTAAAATCATTAACAGCTTTTAAATCACTTCTCAAAAACACTGTAACATCGAATTGCCAGACTCAACTTATTTCTGGTAACTGAAGAGTGTTGAAGAACAAATTTTGGACCCTTTGTTTTAATCGCGATTAACAGATTTGAAGCCAAAATCAACAACAGGTATTACAAAATTTTTTAGAGCTGCTGTAGTATCGAATTAGTATAATCTGCAGCTTTTATCGTCAAAGACAGTTATACATTGTAACTGGTGCAAGAGAAATACTTTGTACTAAACTGGTGGATCAATGCTACTTCAAGATCTTTGAAGAAACACGATTTTCCTGGGAAGTCCACTTCAATTTGACGCAGTGCTGCCATGGCCACAATGGCCAGTGGCTAGCTACCTTCAATCGATGGGCCACAACCCCAACCAGCCCCCAACATCACACAGCCATGTACGATGTCTGCTAATGTTCCAAAACCAATGGACTACGCAAAGGCAGTCAAACCCATGGCCAGTACTTCAACTACACAAGAAAGAGTACAGGTGGATCCAATAGCTCCTAGACAAGCTCAATACTTTCAAGGACAACCAACAGTCTGTTTTACGGAATCAGAAGTAGAACGTATGAACCCCATTGAGGGATTGCAACAGGAATTGGTGTGCAAATTTTCATACGGATGGCCAGATATCAATGAAATACGTCGAATCATCCCATTACAATGTGGTATCAAAGCTGAATGCAACATAGGATATCTACGTGATAGACACATTTTGATACTATTTACACTATGGCAAGATTATGTAGATTTCTCGTCAAAAGGTGTGTACTATGTTAAGGATAAGCATGGGGATGAATATCAATTGAGAACACTGATTTATGATGCAAAATTCAAAGTTGGAGAAGAGACACCTAAGGTTATGGCCTGGATATCATTCCCTAATCTGCTGCCAACATACTTTGTCAGGGAATACATATTATCTTTAGCTTCAGCTGTAGGTAAACCCCTTCAATTGGATTTGGCCACTGTACAGAAAACAAGACCTAGCTGTGCTCGTGTGAAAGTGCTGGTGGACCTGCTAGCTAATCTCCCAAAGAAAGTTCGTATGGACATTCTCAATGAGACAAATGGAGAGGTAAGAACTGAATGGGTAACCATTAACTATGACTACCTACCTAAGTATTGCAAAGAATGCAAATTACAAGGACATGATAGGATGGAATGTTGGAGAATTAATCCTGAGCTAAGGGAAACCAAAACTGCCCAGCAACAAGAAAATGTTGAAAATGTgcaacaagaaaacaaaaaacatGCAAAACATGATGCTCCTTTGATGGTCCTTACTAGTGGCAAGGTAGTTGGTAATATAGGCCCTCAATGGAAGGAAGTACGCGACAATAGGGGACTAAACAATGACAAACAAATTGAAGGTAATACTGCATAAGGGAAAGAAATAGTTCGTGTTAACAATGCTGCTGTAGAAAAACAAATACAATCAACCAACAAATTTACAGTGTTAGAAATTGAAAATGGTGAGTTAAATGAAGATAACCAACTGGAAGTTGTAGAGGAAGTTCAAAAAACAACAGGCCACAGTGATATACAACACAATAATTCAACATCAATTGTGGCGATTGATTCAGAGGAGAAGGAAGTTCATGTATCGACCAAGCAGCTAGTACAAAAGATAACTTCTCCTATTTCAGCTAGGAGACAATCATCAAATACTGAAGCTAATAAACTGAACTACAAAGCTCCAGCATTTATTCCTACTACAAATGGGAATCCAACAACAAAGATCAATGCAGACAATGAGAAATCAACAGCAGCTTGGGTGCAAACAGCTTTTGCTAACAATGTTGTAGGTACCAACACCTCATGTAAATACATACCCTCTCAAGACACTAGGATGAATGAGACAATGGCCAAAACTTCAGTCAAGGTAAATACTGTGCATGCAGTGACAAGGCAAGAAGAGCAGACAAGTAATGACAATGAGCAGGTGGAAGACACAAATTTTGAAATGTTTAAAAGTAGTGAAACAATTAATTGGAAAGAAAGCAAGTTGTGGTTAAATCAGACTGAAGAAGATCCAGGAGAGGGTCAAATTCCAGATGGAATGGGAAGTGATGATGAGACAGGAGGGGATGCAAATAATGAAGATGATCCAAGTGTAAATGAGAAAAGCAAAGGAGAGCAAACTTCTAAAAAACAGAATGCAGCTGCGGAAGACCTAAACCTAAAAAATGCAGAGCTGTGCAATGTAGATGATCTAGGAGGAACACTTGGTGATATTGAGTAGACCAAAGCAGGACAAGAAGGTCCAAGCTGTAGTAATGCAATGCCAATTGTTAGTGCAAATGCTACAAACCAACAACCAGATCCACAAGCTGCAGAGCAGGGTACTGTTAAATTAAAATCTGCACATCAACAAAATGTCAGCAGTTTTGGTAACAAACAGATAAATATCCTACAGGAAAAATCTTGTCTAATGGTTACAGCTAACACTAAGAAAATTGAAGGCCAAAGTAATCAAGCAAATAGGGACCTGGATGAGGAGTCAACAACCCAAAACTTTCTCAATGTTGCCAAGCAAGGAGATTTATCACCTAGGCACATTGAACAGGTTAAATCTGCAACAAAGAGAAAAAACAAACAAGTCAAAGAACCATCTATCCCAACAGGAAGGGTACAAACAAGGAGAACACTGTCCAAACCCAAAAACCGTTAATGGATGCCATTATATGGAATGTGAGGTCAGTAAATACAATGTAAGCATTTGAAAGGCTGATTACAATGCACAGAAAACATCACTTTGAGTTCATAGGAATCCTTGAGCCTATGCAACAGTCTCACAAAATGGAGAGGTATAGAGCAAGAATTGGTTTGGCACAGGCTGTGGTGAATGTGTCAAACAAGTTTTTGGCTTTTATTGATGAAATTTTTGAGGTTACTATTCTATATAACATGACTCAACAACTGACTTTGAGATTGATGCACACTGAAACACATGTTGAGCTCATCCTTACACTAGTTTATGCCAAATGTGATCGCATTGAAAGAATTGAACTATGGGATACTTTGTATGCAATGTCATCAGATATGATAGTACTATGGCTAGTTGGAGGCGACTTTAATGTGATATGGGGCAAGGAAGAGAAGTATGGAGGCTTGCTAGTTTCTCTACTTGAAGTAGATGACTTTAGACACTGCATTAATACCCGCAACTTGACAGATTTGGGATTTAAAGGAAGGAGATGGTGGAATGGAAGATCAGAGGAGGACTGTATTTTTAAAAGATTGGATAGATGTTTTGGCAATAATGAATTGCAACAGACCTTTCTTGGATTGGAGGTAACTCACCTATCCAAAATTGGGTCTGATCATTGCCCGATGCTGCTGAAATGTGATATAGAAACTCCTCCAATTAAGAAGTCATTCAGATTTATAAACTTTTGGACCAAGCATGAAACCTTCAAAGAGGTAGTAAAGGAGAATTGGAATGCTGATTTTAGTGCTAACCCTTTCTGCATTTTTAACTACAAGTTAAAGAAGCTTAAGCAAGCACTATCTACCTGGAGCAGAGCTACATATGGGGATATATTCCAAAAGATTGCAAGCCTTGAAGAGGTGGTCTTGGTTCATGAAAGACAATTTGATGTCAATCCTACACAGATGAACAGACAAAGATTACGACAGGTCCAAGCTGAAATGATTAAATATCTTGCATTAGAAGAAGAATTCTGGAGGCAAAAACCTGGCGTGTTATGGTTCAAAGATGGCGATAGAAACACTAAATTCTTCCATGCTCAGGTTAATGGGAGAATGAAGAGACAAAAATTATCAAGGATCCAGAATAGCCTTGGTAACTGGATTGAAGAAGATCACTTAATAGCAGAAGAAGTAGTAAGGTTCTACAAGGA
Proteins encoded in this window:
- the LOC104230633 gene encoding uncharacterized protein, with protein sequence MHRKHHFEFIGILEPMQQSHKMERYRARIGLAQAVVNVSNKFLAFIDEIFEVTILYNMTQQLTLRLMHTETHVELILTLVYAKCDRIERIELWDTLYAMSSDMIVLWLVGGDFNVIWGKEEKYGGLLVSLLEVDDFRHCINTRNLTDLGFKGRRWWNGRSEEDCIFKRLDRCFGNNELQQTFLGLEVTHLSKIGSDHCPMLLKCDIETPPIKKSFRFINFWTKHETFKEVVKENWNADFSANPFCIFNYKLKKLKQALSTWSRATYGDIFQKIASLEEVVLVHERQFDVNPTQMNRQRLRQVQAEMIKYLALEEEFWRQKPGVLWFKDGDRNTKFFHAQVNGRMKRQKLSRIQNSLGNWIEEDHLIAEEVVRFYKDQLLRVQCLMLLIF